The following are encoded together in the Acaryochloris thomasi RCC1774 genome:
- a CDS encoding substrate-binding domain-containing protein → MAAPQNPLTRTFASVAILLASLGIAYIPIPGLQQTIVVVSGTELQEPLQKLQERFQQANPSIQIDLKFQGSQDLVNNYVDDKNDFKPTVLIPANGELLAELESRWQSQQGGTAFQDKPQPIAKTRLVAIAWPQRGKALFPNGTFQWSRLEVALQKRNWSEIGGSQDWGSFDFITTDPTRSNSGQLTLSLWAQDKVGTSNLNPANLSSPTVQTLVNEIKRSVYQPPRSTDVLLREFITRGPNDADIATVYESIALYRWSQSKTSRGEAYQIYYLNPTIETVATAAIVRREVGDGEKKAARTWLKFLAEPDQQAVFVEYGFRPTTPGVKIEAIPNNPWQQDIPGAKVDFNGQVTPPPDRPTVTELIRLWQRGS, encoded by the coding sequence ATGGCTGCGCCGCAAAATCCATTGACCCGAACCTTTGCCTCTGTGGCTATTTTGCTAGCCTCTTTAGGTATCGCTTACATTCCTATTCCGGGGCTGCAGCAGACGATTGTGGTGGTTAGCGGTACTGAGCTGCAGGAGCCGTTGCAGAAGCTGCAAGAACGCTTTCAGCAAGCCAATCCTTCGATTCAGATTGATCTCAAGTTTCAGGGATCTCAAGATCTGGTTAATAACTATGTTGATGACAAAAATGACTTTAAGCCCACGGTCCTGATTCCTGCTAATGGTGAGCTGCTGGCAGAGCTGGAGTCTCGCTGGCAGTCGCAGCAGGGGGGGACAGCGTTCCAGGATAAGCCCCAGCCGATTGCTAAAACTCGATTAGTTGCGATCGCATGGCCCCAACGCGGTAAAGCTCTGTTCCCTAACGGCACCTTTCAGTGGTCGCGTCTAGAGGTTGCTCTGCAGAAACGCAACTGGTCTGAGATTGGCGGTTCGCAGGACTGGGGTAGCTTTGACTTCATCACCACTGACCCAACCCGCTCCAATAGTGGGCAGCTAACGCTCAGTCTCTGGGCACAGGACAAAGTTGGCACTTCAAACCTCAATCCCGCTAACCTGTCTAGCCCGACGGTACAAACCCTGGTGAATGAGATTAAGCGCTCGGTTTATCAGCCGCCCAGATCGACAGACGTGCTGCTGCGGGAGTTTATTACCCGTGGTCCCAACGATGCTGATATCGCCACCGTTTATGAAAGCATTGCCCTCTATCGCTGGAGTCAGTCTAAGACTTCGCGGGGCGAAGCCTACCAAATCTACTATCTCAACCCCACGATTGAGACCGTCGCTACTGCAGCGATTGTGCGGCGAGAGGTAGGCGATGGTGAAAAGAAAGCTGCTCGAACTTGGCTCAAGTTTTTGGCTGAGCCAGATCAGCAGGCTGTCTTTGTTGAGTATGGTTTTCGGCCTACAACGCCAGGTGTCAAGATCGAGGCGATTCCGAATAACCCTTGGCAGCAAGACATTCCAGGAGCCAAAGTGGATTTCAACGGGCAGGTTACGCCGCCGCCCGATCGACCCACTGTGACAGAGTTGATTCGACTGTGGCAGCGCGGCAGCTAA
- a CDS encoding AraC family transcriptional regulator — MNSELDILSDVLDSLHICGSLLLHESYTAPWAITLPDAGELGQLLNVERGTRAVAFHLVERGHLELVSADASHEQSPLVVEAGEMVICFSGTAHQISQGVNPPRLPVENILLGEPIPFRCSTGTRGSLVCLCGVFYLHDTHLNPLFASLPSVLHAPISQAETFQNLSGVANLIVQELEQRAPGSNFMVERLLELLCAGAVRSYMARLQPQEPSWLKGVRDPIISRALALIHAQPGGDWSVDTLAQQVALSPSRFAARFKDTLGESPMSYVSKWRIHVASRLLNSTEKNISEIASEVGYENLAAFSRAFKRHLDIPPGMWRSQHCT; from the coding sequence ATGAATTCCGAGCTCGATATTTTAAGCGATGTTCTAGACTCCCTCCACATTTGTGGCAGCCTACTGCTCCACGAGTCGTACACCGCGCCTTGGGCAATCACGCTCCCAGATGCTGGCGAGCTGGGACAGCTGCTGAATGTTGAAAGGGGCACACGAGCCGTCGCTTTTCATCTAGTTGAGCGAGGGCACCTTGAGCTAGTCTCGGCAGATGCATCTCACGAGCAGTCTCCACTGGTGGTTGAAGCCGGAGAAATGGTGATTTGCTTTAGCGGCACTGCCCACCAAATTTCCCAGGGCGTCAATCCACCCAGGCTGCCGGTAGAGAACATTTTATTGGGCGAACCGATTCCATTTCGTTGCTCAACAGGTACCCGAGGCTCTCTCGTCTGCTTGTGTGGCGTATTTTACCTGCATGATACCCATCTCAACCCTCTGTTTGCGTCCCTTCCATCCGTTCTCCACGCCCCCATCTCCCAAGCCGAGACCTTCCAGAATTTATCGGGCGTCGCCAACTTAATTGTTCAAGAACTGGAGCAACGCGCACCCGGAAGCAACTTTATGGTTGAGCGACTGTTAGAACTACTCTGTGCAGGGGCTGTCCGATCTTATATGGCTAGACTGCAGCCCCAAGAACCCAGTTGGCTAAAGGGTGTTCGAGATCCAATCATTAGCCGTGCCTTGGCCCTCATTCACGCTCAACCCGGCGGAGATTGGTCAGTGGATACGCTCGCTCAACAGGTAGCGCTGTCTCCTTCTCGATTCGCGGCTCGCTTCAAAGATACGCTCGGCGAAAGCCCGATGAGCTATGTCTCAAAGTGGAGAATTCACGTCGCCAGTCGCCTTCTAAATAGCACTGAAAAAAATATCAGCGAGATTGCCTCAGAGGTCGGCTATGAGAACCTAGCGGCCTTCAGCCGTGCCTTTAAACGACACCTAGACATTCCGCCAGGAATGTGGAGATCGCAACATTGCACGTAA
- the petC gene encoding cytochrome b6-f complex iron-sulfur subunit, with amino-acid sequence MQEHVLPTQPSMSRRQLLNFLAGTTVAAAAGAILYPAAKFFVPQAEEDADGSRVAKDILGNPIPVSQLLAEPPGTRALVAGLAGEPTYLTVLDNDQLDDRGIVDNCTHLGCTFPWNGIDQQFQCPCHGSRFAADGSVERGPADRPLKLVHIQVEDEHIKIVPWTEADPRTGRRPWWVA; translated from the coding sequence ATGCAAGAGCATGTATTGCCAACCCAGCCATCAATGTCGCGGCGGCAGCTTCTAAATTTTCTGGCCGGGACAACCGTGGCGGCGGCAGCGGGTGCAATCCTGTATCCAGCCGCAAAGTTTTTCGTACCGCAGGCAGAGGAAGATGCTGATGGGAGCAGGGTTGCCAAAGATATATTGGGTAACCCCATCCCTGTCAGCCAGTTGCTTGCTGAGCCGCCCGGAACCCGTGCCCTTGTTGCAGGCTTGGCCGGAGAACCCACCTACCTCACGGTGTTGGATAATGACCAACTTGATGATCGGGGTATTGTCGATAACTGTACCCATCTGGGCTGCACCTTTCCTTGGAACGGGATAGACCAACAGTTTCAATGTCCGTGTCATGGCTCTCGATTTGCGGCTGACGGTTCTGTTGAGCGGGGGCCTGCCGATCGTCCGCTCAAGCTGGTCCATATTCAAGTTGAGGATGAGCACATCAAAATCGTTCCCTGGACCGAAGCTGATCCTCGGACAGGGCGGCGTCCCTGGTGGGTTGCGTGA
- a CDS encoding MAPEG family protein, giving the protein MTTEIFWLTLTVTMTALFWMPYVVNRMLEMGVMGVVGNPASDTVPKAAWAERMTHAHANAVENLVVFAPLVLGVAIANLSTPTTIAACQLYFFARAAHYVIYTLGIPFLRTVAFAAGFVAQITLAVNILGAA; this is encoded by the coding sequence ATGACAACTGAAATCTTTTGGCTAACCCTGACCGTGACGATGACGGCTCTCTTTTGGATGCCCTACGTTGTCAACCGGATGCTAGAGATGGGGGTGATGGGTGTTGTGGGTAATCCTGCATCTGATACGGTCCCGAAGGCGGCATGGGCGGAGCGCATGACCCATGCCCATGCTAATGCAGTCGAAAATCTTGTGGTTTTCGCACCATTGGTTTTGGGGGTTGCGATCGCAAACCTTTCCACGCCCACCACCATTGCTGCCTGCCAGCTTTACTTCTTTGCGCGGGCCGCTCACTACGTTATCTATACTCTAGGCATTCCCTTCCTACGCACGGTTGCATTTGCTGCCGGATTTGTAGCTCAGATAACCCTTGCTGTAAACATACTCGGAGCTGCCTAG
- a CDS encoding TetR/AcrR family transcriptional regulator, which translates to MATTKSARPSVRDRILSTASELFYQEGVRGVGIDRIIAESGVAKMSLYKHFKSKDVLIATYLEERTENWLAWLHTRVEELATEPCDRILAVFDVYKEWFEQPDFHGCAFINTSIELFDSGHPAYQVCLDHMQAVADFLSTLVRDAQLPEPDILTSQLMILLKGAVVETVMQGNSDPAVRAKQAAVILIQH; encoded by the coding sequence ATGGCAACTACAAAATCTGCGCGGCCATCTGTTCGCGATCGCATCCTGTCAACCGCCTCTGAGCTGTTTTATCAGGAGGGTGTTCGTGGCGTTGGTATTGATCGCATTATTGCCGAATCCGGTGTTGCCAAAATGTCGCTTTACAAGCACTTCAAATCGAAGGATGTGCTGATTGCCACCTATCTGGAAGAGCGGACTGAAAATTGGCTAGCCTGGCTGCATACAAGGGTGGAGGAATTGGCGACAGAACCTTGCGATCGCATCCTGGCCGTCTTCGATGTTTACAAAGAATGGTTCGAGCAGCCAGATTTTCACGGTTGCGCTTTTATCAACACCTCTATTGAACTTTTTGACTCTGGGCATCCCGCCTATCAGGTTTGCCTTGACCACATGCAAGCGGTTGCTGATTTTCTGTCGACTTTGGTAAGAGATGCCCAGCTTCCTGAGCCTGATATTCTCACCTCTCAGTTGATGATTCTACTTAAAGGCGCAGTTGTAGAGACAGTGATGCAAGGGAATTCAGATCCAGCTGTGCGTGCAAAACAAGCTGCGGTCATTCTGATCCAGCACTAA
- a CDS encoding transposase, giving the protein MSSPASIMAYLSSLTDAEWEILEPLLPEVLPLKQTTRPLSWTYRDLIDGVLYRLKNGCNWQDLPKDLPPYSTVFWHYNQWRQAGAIEKLTTLLHEQVRVQVKKA; this is encoded by the coding sequence ATGTCGTCTCCGGCAAGTATCATGGCCTATTTGAGCAGTCTGACCGATGCAGAATGGGAAATCCTAGAACCGCTGTTGCCAGAAGTTCTGCCTCTTAAGCAAACGACTCGTCCGCTCAGTTGGACCTATCGTGACCTCATTGATGGGGTGCTCTATCGACTCAAGAATGGTTGTAATTGGCAAGACTTACCCAAAGACTTGCCGCCTTATTCAACGGTATTCTGGCATTACAATCAGTGGCGTCAGGCAGGCGCCATTGAAAAGTTGACGACGTTGCTCCATGAGCAGGTCCGAGTACAGGTAAAAAAAGCCTAA